One window of the Bombus huntii isolate Logan2020A chromosome 18, iyBomHunt1.1, whole genome shotgun sequence genome contains the following:
- the LOC126875405 gene encoding palmitoyltransferase ZDHHC15B-like isoform X1 yields the protein MYNYNTVNRMGKQNGSCWWFVKAAKWIPVIFILTIVLWSYYAYVVQLCFYTVDNYVQKAFYLFFYHILFLLFLWSYWQTVFTDLIEIPYKFKIPDAEMEKFHQAGTEEAQRQILERFAQGLPVTNRTIKGVIRFCEKCQLIKPDRAHHCSVCSTCVLKMDHHCPWVNNCVGFHNYKFFMLFLAYALLYCIFITATSLQYLIRFWKGELDGMGRFHLLFLFFVALMFAVSLTSLFFYHCYLVLHNRSTLEAFTPPMFRTGKDKDGFSLGKYNNFQEVFGDNRKLWFLPIFTSLGNGVAYPVRAQHQGTSNTYDSMGSTRNSFGDGVNFPERLCNEDTHTLLGHTTQQWGDETELDSPPPYGSQSGLPLIK from the exons ATGTATAACTATAATACAGTGAATAGAATGGGAAAGCAAAACGGATCTTGTTGGTGGTTTGTAAAAGCCGCAAAATGGATAccagttatttttattttgacgATTGTCTTATGGTCGTATTATGCTTATGTGGTGCAGTTATGTTTTT aTACTGTAGATAATTATGTTCAAAAAG ctttttatttgtttttttacCACATCctgtttctattatttttatggTCTTATTGGCAAACTGTATTTACGGACCTAATAGAAATACCATACAAG TTTAAAATACCAGATGcggaaatggaaaaatttcatcaaGCTGGAACGGAAGAAGCACAGAGGCAAATCTTAGAGAGATTTGCACAAGGTCTTCCAGTTACAAATCGCACTATAAAAGGAG tcATACGTTTCTGTGAGAAATGTCAATTAATCAAGCCAGATCGAGCACACCATTGTAGTGTATGTAGTACATGTGTTTTAAAAATGGATCATCACTGTCCATGGGTGAACAATTGTGTAGGTTTCcacaattataaatttttcatgttGTTCCTGGCATATGCCCTTCTTTATTGCATATTCATTACTGCTACATCTTTACAATATCTTATACGTTTTTGGAAA GGGGAATTGGATGGAATGGGTAGATTCCATCTATTGTTCTTATTCTTTGTCGCATTGATGTTTGCAGTTAGTTTAACttcccttttcttttatcattGCTACCTTGTTTTACATAATAGATCTACATTAG AGGCATTTACACCACCTATGTTCCGCACAGGGAAGGATAAGGATGGTTTTAGTCTTGGAAAATACAATAACTTCCAAGAAGTTTTTGGTGATAATCGTAAACTATGGTTCCTTCCTATTTTTACTAG TCTTGGAAATGGTGTCGCCTATCCAGTACGTGCGCAACATCAAGGCACATCCAATACTTATGACTCCATGGGCAGTACCCGAAACAG TTTTGGCGATGGGGTAAACTTTCCTGAACGGCTGTGCAATGAAGACACACATACTCTGTTGGGACATACTACCCAACAGTGGGGTGATGAGACTGAACTTGACTCTCCACCTCCCTATGGGTCACAATCAG GCCTACCATTGATCAAATGA
- the LOC126875405 gene encoding palmitoyltransferase ZDHHC2-like isoform X8 yields the protein MYNYNTVNRMGKQNGSCWWFVKAAKWIPVIFILTIVLWSYYAYVVQLCFYTVDNYVQKAFYLFFYHILFLLFLWSYWQTVFTDLIEIPYKFKIPDAEMEKFHQAGTEEAQRQILERFAQGLPVTNRTIKGVIRFCEKCQLIKPDRAHHCSVCSTCVLKMDHHCPWVNNCVGFHNYKFFMLFLAYALLYCIFITATSLQYLIRFWKRHLHHLCSAQGRIRMVLVLENTITSKKFLVIIVNYGSFLFLLVLEMVSPIQYVRNIKAHPILMTPWAVPETGCGLQFWRWGKLS from the exons ATGTATAACTATAATACAGTGAATAGAATGGGAAAGCAAAACGGATCTTGTTGGTGGTTTGTAAAAGCCGCAAAATGGATAccagttatttttattttgacgATTGTCTTATGGTCGTATTATGCTTATGTGGTGCAGTTATGTTTTT aTACTGTAGATAATTATGTTCAAAAAG ctttttatttgtttttttacCACATCctgtttctattatttttatggTCTTATTGGCAAACTGTATTTACGGACCTAATAGAAATACCATACAAG TTTAAAATACCAGATGcggaaatggaaaaatttcatcaaGCTGGAACGGAAGAAGCACAGAGGCAAATCTTAGAGAGATTTGCACAAGGTCTTCCAGTTACAAATCGCACTATAAAAGGAG tcATACGTTTCTGTGAGAAATGTCAATTAATCAAGCCAGATCGAGCACACCATTGTAGTGTATGTAGTACATGTGTTTTAAAAATGGATCATCACTGTCCATGGGTGAACAATTGTGTAGGTTTCcacaattataaatttttcatgttGTTCCTGGCATATGCCCTTCTTTATTGCATATTCATTACTGCTACATCTTTACAATATCTTATACGTTTTTGGAAA AGGCATTTACACCACCTATGTTCCGCACAGGGAAGGATAAGGATGGTTTTAGTCTTGGAAAATACAATAACTTCCAAGAAGTTTTTGGTGATAATCGTAAACTATGGTTCCTTCCTATTTTTACTAG TCTTGGAAATGGTGTCGCCTATCCAGTACGTGCGCAACATCAAGGCACATCCAATACTTATGACTCCATGGGCAGTACCCGAAACAG GGTGTGGGTTACAGTTTTGGCGATGGGGTAAACTTTCCTGA
- the LOC126875405 gene encoding palmitoyltransferase ZDHHC15B-like isoform X5 has product MYNYNTVNRMGKQNGSCWWFVKAAKWIPVIFILTIVLWSYYAYVVQLCFYTVDNYVQKAFYLFFYHILFLLFLWSYWQTVFTDLIEIPYKFKIPDAEMEKFHQAGTEEAQRQILERFAQGLPVTNRTIKGVIRFCEKCQLIKPDRAHHCSVCSTCVLKMDHHCPWVNNCVGFHNYKFFMLFLAYALLYCIFITATSLQYLIRFWKGELDGMGRFHLLFLFFVALMFAVSLTSLFFYHCYLVLHNRSTLEAFTPPMFRTGKDKDGFSLGKYNNFQEVFGDNRKLWFLPIFTSFGDGVNFPERLCNEDTHTLLGHTTQQWGDETELDSPPPYGSQSALL; this is encoded by the exons ATGTATAACTATAATACAGTGAATAGAATGGGAAAGCAAAACGGATCTTGTTGGTGGTTTGTAAAAGCCGCAAAATGGATAccagttatttttattttgacgATTGTCTTATGGTCGTATTATGCTTATGTGGTGCAGTTATGTTTTT aTACTGTAGATAATTATGTTCAAAAAG ctttttatttgtttttttacCACATCctgtttctattatttttatggTCTTATTGGCAAACTGTATTTACGGACCTAATAGAAATACCATACAAG TTTAAAATACCAGATGcggaaatggaaaaatttcatcaaGCTGGAACGGAAGAAGCACAGAGGCAAATCTTAGAGAGATTTGCACAAGGTCTTCCAGTTACAAATCGCACTATAAAAGGAG tcATACGTTTCTGTGAGAAATGTCAATTAATCAAGCCAGATCGAGCACACCATTGTAGTGTATGTAGTACATGTGTTTTAAAAATGGATCATCACTGTCCATGGGTGAACAATTGTGTAGGTTTCcacaattataaatttttcatgttGTTCCTGGCATATGCCCTTCTTTATTGCATATTCATTACTGCTACATCTTTACAATATCTTATACGTTTTTGGAAA GGGGAATTGGATGGAATGGGTAGATTCCATCTATTGTTCTTATTCTTTGTCGCATTGATGTTTGCAGTTAGTTTAACttcccttttcttttatcattGCTACCTTGTTTTACATAATAGATCTACATTAG AGGCATTTACACCACCTATGTTCCGCACAGGGAAGGATAAGGATGGTTTTAGTCTTGGAAAATACAATAACTTCCAAGAAGTTTTTGGTGATAATCGTAAACTATGGTTCCTTCCTATTTTTACTAG TTTTGGCGATGGGGTAAACTTTCCTGAACGGCTGTGCAATGAAGACACACATACTCTGTTGGGACATACTACCCAACAGTGGGGTGATGAGACTGAACTTGACTCTCCACCTCCCTATGGGTCACAATCAG ctCTGCTATGA
- the LOC126875405 gene encoding palmitoyltransferase ZDHHC15B-like isoform X4 yields the protein MYNYNTVNRMGKQNGSCWWFVKAAKWIPVIFILTIVLWSYYAYVVQLCFYTVDNYVQKAFYLFFYHILFLLFLWSYWQTVFTDLIEIPYKFKIPDAEMEKFHQAGTEEAQRQILERFAQGLPVTNRTIKGVIRFCEKCQLIKPDRAHHCSVCSTCVLKMDHHCPWVNNCVGFHNYKFFMLFLAYALLYCIFITATSLQYLIRFWKGELDGMGRFHLLFLFFVALMFAVSLTSLFFYHCYLVLHNRSTLEAFTPPMFRTGKDKDGFSLGKYNNFQEVFGDNRKLWFLPIFTSFGDGVNFPERLCNEDTHTLLGHTTQQWGDETELDSPPPYGSQSGLPLIK from the exons ATGTATAACTATAATACAGTGAATAGAATGGGAAAGCAAAACGGATCTTGTTGGTGGTTTGTAAAAGCCGCAAAATGGATAccagttatttttattttgacgATTGTCTTATGGTCGTATTATGCTTATGTGGTGCAGTTATGTTTTT aTACTGTAGATAATTATGTTCAAAAAG ctttttatttgtttttttacCACATCctgtttctattatttttatggTCTTATTGGCAAACTGTATTTACGGACCTAATAGAAATACCATACAAG TTTAAAATACCAGATGcggaaatggaaaaatttcatcaaGCTGGAACGGAAGAAGCACAGAGGCAAATCTTAGAGAGATTTGCACAAGGTCTTCCAGTTACAAATCGCACTATAAAAGGAG tcATACGTTTCTGTGAGAAATGTCAATTAATCAAGCCAGATCGAGCACACCATTGTAGTGTATGTAGTACATGTGTTTTAAAAATGGATCATCACTGTCCATGGGTGAACAATTGTGTAGGTTTCcacaattataaatttttcatgttGTTCCTGGCATATGCCCTTCTTTATTGCATATTCATTACTGCTACATCTTTACAATATCTTATACGTTTTTGGAAA GGGGAATTGGATGGAATGGGTAGATTCCATCTATTGTTCTTATTCTTTGTCGCATTGATGTTTGCAGTTAGTTTAACttcccttttcttttatcattGCTACCTTGTTTTACATAATAGATCTACATTAG AGGCATTTACACCACCTATGTTCCGCACAGGGAAGGATAAGGATGGTTTTAGTCTTGGAAAATACAATAACTTCCAAGAAGTTTTTGGTGATAATCGTAAACTATGGTTCCTTCCTATTTTTACTAG TTTTGGCGATGGGGTAAACTTTCCTGAACGGCTGTGCAATGAAGACACACATACTCTGTTGGGACATACTACCCAACAGTGGGGTGATGAGACTGAACTTGACTCTCCACCTCCCTATGGGTCACAATCAG GCCTACCATTGATCAAATGA
- the LOC126875405 gene encoding palmitoyltransferase ZDHHC15B-like isoform X2 codes for MYNYNTVNRMGKQNGSCWWFVKAAKWIPVIFILTIVLWSYYAYVVQLCFYTVDNYVQKAFYLFFYHILFLLFLWSYWQTVFTDLIEIPYKFKIPDAEMEKFHQAGTEEAQRQILERFAQGLPVTNRTIKGVIRFCEKCQLIKPDRAHHCSVCSTCVLKMDHHCPWVNNCVGFHNYKFFMLFLAYALLYCIFITATSLQYLIRFWKGELDGMGRFHLLFLFFVALMFAVSLTSLFFYHCYLVLHNRSTLEAFTPPMFRTGKDKDGFSLGKYNNFQEVFGDNRKLWFLPIFTSLGNGVAYPVRAQHQGTSNTYDSMGSTRNSFGDGVNFPERLCNEDTHTLLGHTTQQWGDETELDSPPPYGSQSGIV; via the exons ATGTATAACTATAATACAGTGAATAGAATGGGAAAGCAAAACGGATCTTGTTGGTGGTTTGTAAAAGCCGCAAAATGGATAccagttatttttattttgacgATTGTCTTATGGTCGTATTATGCTTATGTGGTGCAGTTATGTTTTT aTACTGTAGATAATTATGTTCAAAAAG ctttttatttgtttttttacCACATCctgtttctattatttttatggTCTTATTGGCAAACTGTATTTACGGACCTAATAGAAATACCATACAAG TTTAAAATACCAGATGcggaaatggaaaaatttcatcaaGCTGGAACGGAAGAAGCACAGAGGCAAATCTTAGAGAGATTTGCACAAGGTCTTCCAGTTACAAATCGCACTATAAAAGGAG tcATACGTTTCTGTGAGAAATGTCAATTAATCAAGCCAGATCGAGCACACCATTGTAGTGTATGTAGTACATGTGTTTTAAAAATGGATCATCACTGTCCATGGGTGAACAATTGTGTAGGTTTCcacaattataaatttttcatgttGTTCCTGGCATATGCCCTTCTTTATTGCATATTCATTACTGCTACATCTTTACAATATCTTATACGTTTTTGGAAA GGGGAATTGGATGGAATGGGTAGATTCCATCTATTGTTCTTATTCTTTGTCGCATTGATGTTTGCAGTTAGTTTAACttcccttttcttttatcattGCTACCTTGTTTTACATAATAGATCTACATTAG AGGCATTTACACCACCTATGTTCCGCACAGGGAAGGATAAGGATGGTTTTAGTCTTGGAAAATACAATAACTTCCAAGAAGTTTTTGGTGATAATCGTAAACTATGGTTCCTTCCTATTTTTACTAG TCTTGGAAATGGTGTCGCCTATCCAGTACGTGCGCAACATCAAGGCACATCCAATACTTATGACTCCATGGGCAGTACCCGAAACAG TTTTGGCGATGGGGTAAACTTTCCTGAACGGCTGTGCAATGAAGACACACATACTCTGTTGGGACATACTACCCAACAGTGGGGTGATGAGACTGAACTTGACTCTCCACCTCCCTATGGGTCACAATCAGGTATTGTGTAG
- the LOC126875405 gene encoding palmitoyltransferase ZDHHC15B-like isoform X3, protein MYNYNTVNRMGKQNGSCWWFVKAAKWIPVIFILTIVLWSYYAYVVQLCFYTVDNYVQKAFYLFFYHILFLLFLWSYWQTVFTDLIEIPYKFKIPDAEMEKFHQAGTEEAQRQILERFAQGLPVTNRTIKGVIRFCEKCQLIKPDRAHHCSVCSTCVLKMDHHCPWVNNCVGFHNYKFFMLFLAYALLYCIFITATSLQYLIRFWKGELDGMGRFHLLFLFFVALMFAVSLTSLFFYHCYLVLHNRSTLEAFTPPMFRTGKDKDGFSLGKYNNFQEVFGDNRKLWFLPIFTSLGNGVAYPVRAQHQGTSNTYDSMGSTRNRPTIDQMTLLEEATLLALGTGSAMITRATDANQPLVDATEVV, encoded by the exons ATGTATAACTATAATACAGTGAATAGAATGGGAAAGCAAAACGGATCTTGTTGGTGGTTTGTAAAAGCCGCAAAATGGATAccagttatttttattttgacgATTGTCTTATGGTCGTATTATGCTTATGTGGTGCAGTTATGTTTTT aTACTGTAGATAATTATGTTCAAAAAG ctttttatttgtttttttacCACATCctgtttctattatttttatggTCTTATTGGCAAACTGTATTTACGGACCTAATAGAAATACCATACAAG TTTAAAATACCAGATGcggaaatggaaaaatttcatcaaGCTGGAACGGAAGAAGCACAGAGGCAAATCTTAGAGAGATTTGCACAAGGTCTTCCAGTTACAAATCGCACTATAAAAGGAG tcATACGTTTCTGTGAGAAATGTCAATTAATCAAGCCAGATCGAGCACACCATTGTAGTGTATGTAGTACATGTGTTTTAAAAATGGATCATCACTGTCCATGGGTGAACAATTGTGTAGGTTTCcacaattataaatttttcatgttGTTCCTGGCATATGCCCTTCTTTATTGCATATTCATTACTGCTACATCTTTACAATATCTTATACGTTTTTGGAAA GGGGAATTGGATGGAATGGGTAGATTCCATCTATTGTTCTTATTCTTTGTCGCATTGATGTTTGCAGTTAGTTTAACttcccttttcttttatcattGCTACCTTGTTTTACATAATAGATCTACATTAG AGGCATTTACACCACCTATGTTCCGCACAGGGAAGGATAAGGATGGTTTTAGTCTTGGAAAATACAATAACTTCCAAGAAGTTTTTGGTGATAATCGTAAACTATGGTTCCTTCCTATTTTTACTAG TCTTGGAAATGGTGTCGCCTATCCAGTACGTGCGCAACATCAAGGCACATCCAATACTTATGACTCCATGGGCAGTACCCGAAACAG GCCTACCATTGATCAAATGACATTGCTAGAAGAAGCTACACTTTTGGCACTTGGCACTGG ctCTGCTATGATAACTCGTGCAACAGATGCCAATCAACCATTGGTGGACGCAACTGAAGTTGTTTGA
- the LOC126875405 gene encoding palmitoyltransferase ZDHHC2-like isoform X6: MYNYNTVNRMGKQNGSCWWFVKAAKWIPVIFILTIVLWSYYAYVVQLCFYTVDNYVQKAFYLFFYHILFLLFLWSYWQTVFTDLIEIPYKFKIPDAEMEKFHQAGTEEAQRQILERFAQGLPVTNRTIKGVIRFCEKCQLIKPDRAHHCSVCSTCVLKMDHHCPWVNNCVGFHNYKFFMLFLAYALLYCIFITATSLQYLIRFWKGELDGMGRFHLLFLFFVALMFAVSLTSLFFYHCYLVLHNRSTLEAFTPPMFRTGKDKDGFSLGKYNNFQEVFGDNRKLWFLPIFTSSAMITRATDANQPLVDATEVV, translated from the exons ATGTATAACTATAATACAGTGAATAGAATGGGAAAGCAAAACGGATCTTGTTGGTGGTTTGTAAAAGCCGCAAAATGGATAccagttatttttattttgacgATTGTCTTATGGTCGTATTATGCTTATGTGGTGCAGTTATGTTTTT aTACTGTAGATAATTATGTTCAAAAAG ctttttatttgtttttttacCACATCctgtttctattatttttatggTCTTATTGGCAAACTGTATTTACGGACCTAATAGAAATACCATACAAG TTTAAAATACCAGATGcggaaatggaaaaatttcatcaaGCTGGAACGGAAGAAGCACAGAGGCAAATCTTAGAGAGATTTGCACAAGGTCTTCCAGTTACAAATCGCACTATAAAAGGAG tcATACGTTTCTGTGAGAAATGTCAATTAATCAAGCCAGATCGAGCACACCATTGTAGTGTATGTAGTACATGTGTTTTAAAAATGGATCATCACTGTCCATGGGTGAACAATTGTGTAGGTTTCcacaattataaatttttcatgttGTTCCTGGCATATGCCCTTCTTTATTGCATATTCATTACTGCTACATCTTTACAATATCTTATACGTTTTTGGAAA GGGGAATTGGATGGAATGGGTAGATTCCATCTATTGTTCTTATTCTTTGTCGCATTGATGTTTGCAGTTAGTTTAACttcccttttcttttatcattGCTACCTTGTTTTACATAATAGATCTACATTAG AGGCATTTACACCACCTATGTTCCGCACAGGGAAGGATAAGGATGGTTTTAGTCTTGGAAAATACAATAACTTCCAAGAAGTTTTTGGTGATAATCGTAAACTATGGTTCCTTCCTATTTTTACTAG ctCTGCTATGATAACTCGTGCAACAGATGCCAATCAACCATTGGTGGACGCAACTGAAGTTGTTTGA
- the LOC126875405 gene encoding palmitoyltransferase ZDHHC2-like isoform X7: MYNYNTVNRMGKQNGSCWWFVKAAKWIPVIFILTIVLWSYYAYVVQLCFYTVDNYVQKAFYLFFYHILFLLFLWSYWQTVFTDLIEIPYKFKIPDAEMEKFHQAGTEEAQRQILERFAQGLPVTNRTIKGVIRFCEKCQLIKPDRAHHCSVCSTCVLKMDHHCPWVNNCVGFHNYKFFMLFLAYALLYCIFITATSLQYLIRFWKGELDGMGRFHLLFLFFVALMFAVSLTSLFFYHCYLVLHNRSTLEAFTPPMFRTGKDKDGFSLGKYNNFQEVFGDNRKLWFLPIFTRVWVTVLAMG; encoded by the exons ATGTATAACTATAATACAGTGAATAGAATGGGAAAGCAAAACGGATCTTGTTGGTGGTTTGTAAAAGCCGCAAAATGGATAccagttatttttattttgacgATTGTCTTATGGTCGTATTATGCTTATGTGGTGCAGTTATGTTTTT aTACTGTAGATAATTATGTTCAAAAAG ctttttatttgtttttttacCACATCctgtttctattatttttatggTCTTATTGGCAAACTGTATTTACGGACCTAATAGAAATACCATACAAG TTTAAAATACCAGATGcggaaatggaaaaatttcatcaaGCTGGAACGGAAGAAGCACAGAGGCAAATCTTAGAGAGATTTGCACAAGGTCTTCCAGTTACAAATCGCACTATAAAAGGAG tcATACGTTTCTGTGAGAAATGTCAATTAATCAAGCCAGATCGAGCACACCATTGTAGTGTATGTAGTACATGTGTTTTAAAAATGGATCATCACTGTCCATGGGTGAACAATTGTGTAGGTTTCcacaattataaatttttcatgttGTTCCTGGCATATGCCCTTCTTTATTGCATATTCATTACTGCTACATCTTTACAATATCTTATACGTTTTTGGAAA GGGGAATTGGATGGAATGGGTAGATTCCATCTATTGTTCTTATTCTTTGTCGCATTGATGTTTGCAGTTAGTTTAACttcccttttcttttatcattGCTACCTTGTTTTACATAATAGATCTACATTAG AGGCATTTACACCACCTATGTTCCGCACAGGGAAGGATAAGGATGGTTTTAGTCTTGGAAAATACAATAACTTCCAAGAAGTTTTTGGTGATAATCGTAAACTATGGTTCCTTCCTATTTTTACTAG GGTGTGGGTTACAGTTTTGGCGATGGGGTAA